The Euryarchaeota archaeon genome includes a region encoding these proteins:
- a CDS encoding CDP-alcohol phosphatidyltransferase family protein — translation MVLEQHAEKVGSVFGPGVALSRMLGLSPNAVTVLAFLLSLVSAALYYYAPTGGRSLLLAAAGTLFLSAYLDAVDGRLARATGRKTRAGDFLDHALDRFSDVALVMAIGLSGVADERVALAALAGMLLASYMGTQAQAVGVGRNYKGLAGRADRLFVLFIASMLDFAAVSTPFAARSFLELALYYIAVFGSLTALERFGQAWKDLSKNPPQ, via the coding sequence ATGCTCGGACTCTCGCCGAACGCCGTCACCGTGCTCGCGTTCCTCCTTTCGCTTGTCTCGGCCGCGCTCTACTACTATGCGCCAACAGGCGGCCGGAGCCTCCTCCTCGCTGCGGCGGGGACCCTTTTCCTGTCCGCCTATCTCGATGCCGTCGACGGGCGGCTTGCGAGGGCCACGGGTCGAAAGACGCGCGCGGGCGATTTCCTCGATCATGCGCTCGACCGTTTCTCTGACGTCGCGTTGGTCATGGCCATAGGGCTTTCCGGAGTGGCCGATGAGAGGGTCGCCCTGGCAGCACTGGCCGGGATGCTCCTTGCCAGCTACATGGGGACACAGGCGCAGGCGGTCGGCGTTGGGCGCAATTACAAGGGCCTCGCAGGTCGGGCGGACCGGCTCTTCGTGCTCTTCATCGCGTCGATGCTCGATTTTGCCGCCGTCTCGACGCCTTTTGCGGCGCGAAGCTTCCTCGAACTCGCCTTGTATTACATCGCGGTGTTTGGCTCGCTCACGGCGCTCGAGCGTTTTGGTCAGGCGTGGAAAGATCTCAGCAAAAACCCGCCTCAATGA